The stretch of DNA TGTCGGAAGGTCTGGCCCGGATGCGCGAAGGCGAACAGGCCATTCTATTGTTGCCATCTGTCTATGCCTTTGGGCGCGACGGGGCTGGCAACGGGGTTGTACCGCCCAACGCACCCGTGCGAATCGACGTGTTGCTGCGTCGTACCCGAACGGAAGACCAGCAGATAAATGAATATTTGACAGCCAATAACCTGCGGCCAACTGAGGTAACGGTTCGAGGAGTTCGTTTCATTAAAACGCTCAGCATCCCCACCGGAGCGGCTCCCTCCAACGGTCAGCGGCTGTCGGTGCGGTATCGGGGGCAGTTACTACGTGAGAAATCCGCTTTCGACAGCACCGGCACCGGGCTTTACACAACGACGATTGGTCAGTCGGTGGCTGGCTTCGACGAAGGGTTATCCAAGCTTAGAGTGGGCGAAAAAGCTACGATCATATTTCCCTCGGCCATGGGATACGGCAGCAGCGGCAGAGGAACTATACCGCCGTATGCCCCAATGCGCTTTGACATTGAATTGGTATCGGCCCAGTAATTTTGTAGCCTGATCGGGCTAATCCGGTCAGGCTTTTTCATGAAAATTCAGCAGACGCTGCAACACGGCCCGGTGCGGGGCTTTCGATTTGGCTACTCGCCTACGCGGCTAATGCGGCCCGTGCCGGTCTGGTGCTATTACCTCAACGGGCTGCTAATCGACACAGCGCAACGGAATATGCAGCGCGACGTATTGCGCACGTTTGCCCGCTACCAAATTGGTCAGATTGCGCTGACGCACTTTCACGAAGATCACTCGGGTAATGCGGCTGCGCTGCGTGGGCAACATAACTGCCCCGTGCTGGCCGGGCCACTCACCGCCGAACGCATTGCCACCACGTTTCCGCTGCTGCCCTATGAGCGTTTCTGGTTCGGGCAGATCGAACCATGTCCCGGCGCATTGCCACTGCCCAATTTGCTTACAGCAGGCCCGTATACGCTCCGCCCAATTGCAACGCTCGGCCACTCAGACGATCATTACGTATTTCTGGAAGAGCGCGAAGGCTGGCTCTTTGCCGGTGATTTTTACATAGGTAATCTGAAAGTCTTTCGGCGTGGTGAGAATATTCATCAGATGATAGCTGCCACGCGGCACCTGCTCACCTATGATTTCGATACGGTTTTTTGCGGACACAATCCCGTACTGACGGGCGGACGTCGGGCTGTTGAACGTAAACTTCACTACCTCGAAACGCTGGTCGAACGTGTGCAGGACGCTCATCGGCGTGGTGTGCGTGGGCAGGCGCTGGTGCGGGCAGCAGGCTTGCAGGAGCAATGGTGGCTTCGGGCATTTACGACGAATGATGTTAGTTCTATGTATATAATAGAGTCGATACTAATGCGTTGATCGCCAAATAGATTATGTGGTAGTTTAAGGAAAGTTTAGAATATAAAAGCGATTTTGACCGTTTTATATACAATTCATTCTATTTTTACTCGAAAAATCGATTACTAACCTATGAGAAAATTATTTACACTACGCCTTGTTGGAATAAACGTGGCCTGCTGGTTACTGGCAGCCACTACCGTTCTGGCTCAGGGCGTTCGGGGCCGCGTTATAGACGGGGCTACCAGGTCGGCTATTCCGGGGGCAACCATCGTTGTCATGAATACCTCGGTTGGGGCGACCGCTGATGCAAATGGAGATTACTCGCTGAAGTTAGACCCCGGAAATTACACGCTTCGGGTAAGCTTTGTGGGGTATCAAACGGCCAGTGTACCCGTAACGGTTTCGTCTGGCGAGCCTGTTGTAGCCAATGTAACATTGAGCGATGCAGCCGAAAGTCTCGGAGAGGTTGTTGTGATTGGGTCACGTTCAACACAGGTGCGTACCAGTGTTGAGACAGTAGCCCCCGTCGACATTATTCAGTCGCGTGATTTGGTTGCAACCGGGCAGGTCGACATTACGCAGCAGTTGAATTTCGTGGCTCCATCGTTTAATTCGTCGCGTCAGACAGTTGCCGATGGTACAGACCACATTGACCCGGCCACTATTCGGGGACTCGGCCCCGACCAGGTGCTGGTGTTGCTAAACGGCAAAAGACGCCATAATCAGGCACTTATCAACGTAAACGGAACCATCGGGCGCGGCTCTGTCGGAACAGACATGAATGCTATCCCGTCGGCGGCTGTTGAGCGCATCGAAGTATTGCGCGACGGGGCTGCATCACAATACGGTTCTGATGCCATTGCGGGTGTTATTAACCTGCGTCTGAAAGAACGTCCGGGCACCAGTGTGATTGCTCAGGTGGGGCAGCAATACAAGGGCGATGGACAAGTGGCGCAGATTGGCGTGAACCACGGCATTAAGATTGGGCAAAAAGGCGGGTTTCTAAGCCTTACCGGCGAATTCCGCCATCGCGGAGCCACTAAACGCGCAGGCGATTACAACGGTCCGGTATACGTAAACTGGAACGTAGCCCGTGCCACAGGTGAAACAGATGCGGCTTACATTGCCCGTCGGCAGGGCTTGTACGACCAGGATCAGACCCGTATCCGGGCTAACAATTTCGATTTGTCGGACAACATGCTGATTGGCAACTCGCAGGTCGATAACATTGGTGGTTTTCTGAATGCCCGACTGCCCATAACCGCCAAAACGTCGTTCTACGCTACGGGGGG from Spirosoma montaniterrae encodes:
- a CDS encoding FKBP-type peptidyl-prolyl cis-trans isomerase — its product is MGNHRFFLLGLLLTGGLASCSQQDVGITDEEIFQSNKADIERYASSKGLSTTATASGLYYAVKQPSSSTVTPAVGQEVEFTYTLSVLSNNNGTVTDRFVDSAYATRPRYLHLANVSSGLSEGLARMREGEQAILLLPSVYAFGRDGAGNGVVPPNAPVRIDVLLRRTRTEDQQINEYLTANNLRPTEVTVRGVRFIKTLSIPTGAAPSNGQRLSVRYRGQLLREKSAFDSTGTGLYTTTIGQSVAGFDEGLSKLRVGEKATIIFPSAMGYGSSGRGTIPPYAPMRFDIELVSAQ
- a CDS encoding MBL fold metallo-hydrolase, with amino-acid sequence MKIQQTLQHGPVRGFRFGYSPTRLMRPVPVWCYYLNGLLIDTAQRNMQRDVLRTFARYQIGQIALTHFHEDHSGNAAALRGQHNCPVLAGPLTAERIATTFPLLPYERFWFGQIEPCPGALPLPNLLTAGPYTLRPIATLGHSDDHYVFLEEREGWLFAGDFYIGNLKVFRRGENIHQMIAATRHLLTYDFDTVFCGHNPVLTGGRRAVERKLHYLETLVERVQDAHRRGVRGQALVRAAGLQEQWWLRAFTTNDVSSMYIIESILMR